Sequence from the Herbaspirillum sp. meg3 genome:
GGACACGCCCGCCGCCAGCACGCCCAGCCAGGCCGAGCCGGAGAAGAAGGACACGGCGTAACCGGTCATCGCGCCGCAAACGAGGATGCCTTCCAGACCGAGGTTCACGCGGCCGCCTTTTTCGGTCAGGCATTCGCCCAGACTTACAAACAGGAAGGGCGTACCGACCCGGATCGCGCCAGCGAACAAGGCCAGCAGCAGCGTGGTGAAATCGAAATCAGACATGGCTGGTCTCCACGGCAGTCGTTGGCAAGGGTTGTGCCTGTTGTTGCCAGCGCGTCTTCAGTGTACCGAGACGGCCCGTGATTGCTTCCCACGCCAGCAGGTTGCAGAACAGCAGTCCCTGTAAGACCAGCGTGGTGGCGTCAGGCAGATCGAGACGGCGTTGCAGCAAGCTGCCGCTGGCTTCGACGCCGCCGATGACGACGGCACAGACGATGATGGCAAGTGGATTCTGGCGCGCCGCAAAGGCCACCAGAATGCCGCTGAATCCGTAGCCTGCGAGCAGTGCGCTGTTGGCGCTGCCGTGTACGGCGGTGACTTCAAACATGCCGGCCAGACCTGCTGCAGCGCCGCCCATGGCGCAGGCAATCACCACCAGGCGATTGACCGGCAGACCGACCAGGCGTGCTGTGCGGCCGTTGCCACCGGCAATCGCCATGGCGAAACCGGTCACGCTATGGCGCAGGAATATCCATGCCGCCACGCAAGCCAGCGCACCCCATACCAATCCCCAATGCACGTCGAGGCCGGGCAGGGGATTGATCAGGTAGGCGTCCGGCAGCGGCACTGTCGACGGTTTGTTGAGACTGGCCGGATCGCGCAGCGGGCCCTCGACCAGATGTTTGAACAATGCGACTGCGATGTAGGAAAGCAGAAGGCTGGAGATGGTTTCGTTGACGCCGCGCCATTGGCGCAAGGCACCACACAGCGCAATCCAGAGTCCACCGGCGATCATGGCAACGACGGCCATGGCCGGCAGCATGATCCACGGCGACAGCACGGGTAAAAAAGAGGGAAGTACGGCGGCAAACAATCCACCCATCGCCAGCGCACCTTCGCCGCCAATGACGATCAGGCCCACGCGTGCCGGCAGCGCCACGCATAGTGCGGTCAACAGCAAGGGCGCGGCGCGTTGCAAGGTATTCTGCCAGGCGAACATGGAGCCAAAGGCGCCCTGGAAGATCAGCAGGCAAGCTTCGGTAGCGGGCTTGCCCTGCACCAGAAGAAACAACACGAACAGCAACAGTGCGCCGCTCAGTGCGCACAGCGTTGGCAATACCGGCGCCAGCGTGACGGCGGCACGGGCCTTGAGCCGTAAAGTGAAAGCACTGTTTTCCGCGCGGTCGTGTGTGGTCATGGCGATCTATGAACGATGATGAACAATGAAGAGCGAGAAAAGAGCGAAAAAAGGGCGACAAAATGGCAAGAAAATAAGCCGGCAGCGGCGCGCTGCCGGCTTACATTGCACTAAGCAGTTTTCATACCTGACCGACGACGCCCGCCACCAGATAGTTCATCTTCTCCAGCGCGACATCGGTCTGCACCTGCGTCGTGCCGGCCGGGATCACGACTGCGCCCTTGTTGTCCTTGATCGGGCCCTTGAAGATCTGGAATTTACCGGCCAGCATCTGCGCCTTTACATCGTCGGCCTTCTTCTTGGCCGCTGCGCTGACGTTGGCGCCGTAAGGCGACATCTTGACGAAGTTGTCCTTGAGACCGCCGCGCAGGAAGTTGATCATCGGCTTGCCTTCGACGGTGGCTTTGACGATTTCGGTGTACGGCGTGGCCCAGTTCCACTCGGCGCCGGTGAGGTAGCCCTTGGGGGCGAGTGCGGCCTGGCTGGCGTGGTAGCCGCAGGTCATGATGCCGCGCTTCTCTGCGGTTTCAACGATGACCTTGGGGCCGTCGACGTGGCAAGTGATGACATCGCAACCCTGATCGATCAGGCTGTTGGCGGCTTCGGCTTCCTTGACCGGCAGCGACCAGTCGCCGGTGAAAATCACATGCGTGGTGATGGATGGATCCACCGATTGCGCGCCCAGCGTGAAGGCGTTGATATTGCGCAGCACCTGCGGAATCGGCTTGGCGGCGATGAAGGCCAGCTTCTTGGATTTGCTCATGTGTCCGGCGACCACGCCGGACAGGTATTCGCACTCTTCGATATAGCCGAAGAAGCTGCCCACGTTCATCGGATGCTTGCCGGCAGTCCACAGACCACCGCAGTGGGCGATGCGCACCTTGGGGTATTTCTCCGCGACTTTCAGGACGTGCGGATCGAAGTAGCCGAACGAGGTCGGGAAGATCAGCGATGCGCCGTCTTGCTGGATCATGGCTTCCATGGTTTTTTGTACGGCCACGGTTTCCGGCACTTTCTCTTCTTCGATGACCTTGATGCCCGGCATTTTTTTGATGATCGCGGCAGCTTGCGCATGCGACTGGTTGTAGCCGAAATCGTCGCGCGCACCGACGTAGATGAAGCCGACCGTCAACGGTGCAGCAGCCAGCAGGTCCAGCGGAAATGCTGCGCCCAGTGCAGCGGCGCCGGTCAGTTTGAGAAAGTCACGACGGTTGTTCATCTTTGGCTCCAGTCAAGGGAAACGTTGGTGGTGTTGTTGGCAAAGCGATGCAAAAAATTCTGTAGCGGATTATTTGGGCGGTTGAGCAGTCGCCTCGCGCCGGACTTCAGTCTGAAAAATTTCCAGACTCATCTTCTTGGCTTCGATGAAGCGCGGCTGCGTCAGCGTTTCCACCGTGCGCGGACGGGCATCGTCGTAATGCAGGATGTGTGCCACCTTTGTGGGGCGCTTGGTCAGCAGCAGGATCTCGTCGGCGAGGTAGACCGCTTCTTCCAGATCGTGCGACACCAGCATCATGGTGGTGCCGGTCTGCATGAAGACTTCCTGCAGCTTTTCGCGGATGAACAGCGTCATCTCGAAGTCGAGCGCGGAGAAGGGTTCGTCCAGGAACAGCACCTCCGGCCCCGGCGCCAGCGCACGCATGATGGAAGCGGTCTGCTGCTGTCCGCCGGACATTTCGTACGGATAGCGATTGAGGTCAAACTTGACGTCGAAGGAGGCGACCAGTTCTTCCACGCGGCGGTTGATCTCGACCTTGGATTTACCTTCCAGTTTGAGCGGATAGGCAATGTTGTCGATGGTGCGCAGCCAGGGAAACATGGCTTCGCGGTAGTTCTGGAAGACGTAGCCGATCTTGGTGTCGGCGAGCGACTTGCCGTCGAACAGAATCTGACCCGAGTCGATTGGAATCAAGCCGGCAATCATGTTGATCAGCGTTGACTTGCCGCAGCCGTTGGGGCCGAACACCGAGACGATCTTGTTCTTGGGAATGTCGAGATTGAAATCCTCGTACAGCGGCCAGCCGGCGAAATATTTGGTCAGGCCGCGGATCGTGATGTGCGTGCCGGGCGGGCCGGGGATGAACGGGACGACCGGCTCTTCATATTTCAATTTTGGGGAAATGACGACGCTCATCTTCCGCTCCAGTGGACGATACGTTTTTCAATCACGATGAAGACCACGTTCAGGGCATAGCCGAGCGCGCCGGCAGCGAGGATCGCGGCATACATTTCGCGGACGTTCAACACTTGCTGGGCGTCGATGATCTTGTGGCCGAGACCGTTTTCGGAGCCGATGAACATCTCGGCCACGATCACGATCACCAGCGCCATCGACACCGCGCTGCGCAGGCCGACGAAGGTCGGCTGCAGGCTTTCCCACAGCAGCACATCCTTGAAGATCTGCCAGCGCGACGCACCCATCACCTTGGCCGCCATCACGCGTTGCTTGCGGGCGTTGAGCACGCCGTAAGCGCTGTTGAACAGCACGATCAGCAGCGCGCCGAAGGCAGCGATGGCGACCTTGTTGATGTCCGACACGCCGAAGATCAGCAGGAACAGCGGGATCAATGCCGACGATGGCGTCGAGCGGAAAAAGTCGATCAGGAACTCCACACTGCGATAGGCGCGCTCATTGCTGCCAAGCAGAACGCCGAGCGGTACGCCGACTACGGCGGCAATGACGAAGGCTTCCAGCGTGCGCATCACCGTCACCAAAAAATCCATCAGCAGCGGACCACCGGCGAGACCGTTGACCAGTGTGATCAGCGTCGCCGCAGGCGTCGGCAGCAGGATGGCCTTGATCCAACCGGCGCGCACCACCAGATCCCAGATGATGAACAAGGCAATCGGGCCGACGATGGGCAGGAGCTTGCCGAAGGACGGCGGCGTGCGGCGCTTCTTGGCAACCGGTGCTACTTTGATTTCAGCCGCCTGAGCGGCTGTGGTGTCCGGCTTCGCGGTGCCGTCAACAGTGAGGGAGTCAGCCATGATCAACCCTTGTAAAGAAGTGAGTCAACCATCACGCGCGAGGCGAAGATACCCTTGTCGACGAACAGGTCGTAGAACTTCTGGAAGTAGGCAACGTCGCTGGCCTTGAACTCGTTGTAGAGCATGTAGGACGCCAGCGGCACTTCATTGGTGAGAGATCCTTCGATGGCGGTGTAGCCCTTGAGGTAAGGACGTGCCTTGTCCGGTGTCTTGCGGATCAGCTCGATGCCGCGGGTGTAGGCGGCGATGTATTTTTTGGTTTCAGCAGGATGCTTCTTGATGAAGTCAGTGGTCAACGCCGCTGCGCCGCC
This genomic interval carries:
- a CDS encoding ABC transporter permease, which codes for MTTHDRAENSAFTLRLKARAAVTLAPVLPTLCALSGALLLFVLFLLVQGKPATEACLLIFQGAFGSMFAWQNTLQRAAPLLLTALCVALPARVGLIVIGGEGALAMGGLFAAVLPSFLPVLSPWIMLPAMAVVAMIAGGLWIALCGALRQWRGVNETISSLLLSYIAVALFKHLVEGPLRDPASLNKPSTVPLPDAYLINPLPGLDVHWGLVWGALACVAAWIFLRHSVTGFAMAIAGGNGRTARLVGLPVNRLVVIACAMGGAAAGLAGMFEVTAVHGSANSALLAGYGFSGILVAFAARQNPLAIIVCAVVIGGVEASGSLLQRRLDLPDATTLVLQGLLFCNLLAWEAITGRLGTLKTRWQQQAQPLPTTAVETSHV
- a CDS encoding BMP family ABC transporter substrate-binding protein, translated to MNNRRDFLKLTGAAALGAAFPLDLLAAAPLTVGFIYVGARDDFGYNQSHAQAAAIIKKMPGIKVIEEEKVPETVAVQKTMEAMIQQDGASLIFPTSFGYFDPHVLKVAEKYPKVRIAHCGGLWTAGKHPMNVGSFFGYIEECEYLSGVVAGHMSKSKKLAFIAAKPIPQVLRNINAFTLGAQSVDPSITTHVIFTGDWSLPVKEAEAANSLIDQGCDVITCHVDGPKVIVETAEKRGIMTCGYHASQAALAPKGYLTGAEWNWATPYTEIVKATVEGKPMINFLRGGLKDNFVKMSPYGANVSAAAKKKADDVKAQMLAGKFQIFKGPIKDNKGAVVIPAGTTQVQTDVALEKMNYLVAGVVGQV
- a CDS encoding ABC transporter ATP-binding protein, whose amino-acid sequence is MSVVISPKLKYEEPVVPFIPGPPGTHITIRGLTKYFAGWPLYEDFNLDIPKNKIVSVFGPNGCGKSTLINMIAGLIPIDSGQILFDGKSLADTKIGYVFQNYREAMFPWLRTIDNIAYPLKLEGKSKVEINRRVEELVASFDVKFDLNRYPYEMSGGQQQTASIMRALAPGPEVLFLDEPFSALDFEMTLFIREKLQEVFMQTGTTMMLVSHDLEEAVYLADEILLLTKRPTKVAHILHYDDARPRTVETLTQPRFIEAKKMSLEIFQTEVRREATAQPPK
- a CDS encoding ABC transporter permease; protein product: MADSLTVDGTAKPDTTAAQAAEIKVAPVAKKRRTPPSFGKLLPIVGPIALFIIWDLVVRAGWIKAILLPTPAATLITLVNGLAGGPLLMDFLVTVMRTLEAFVIAAVVGVPLGVLLGSNERAYRSVEFLIDFFRSTPSSALIPLFLLIFGVSDINKVAIAAFGALLIVLFNSAYGVLNARKQRVMAAKVMGASRWQIFKDVLLWESLQPTFVGLRSAVSMALVIVIVAEMFIGSENGLGHKIIDAQQVLNVREMYAAILAAGALGYALNVVFIVIEKRIVHWSGR